In the Rubripirellula amarantea genome, GATCGGTCCAGATGATCGCGAAGCCGCCCTGATTGACATCCACGTCCAGCGGTAAGCCAGCAAGGAGTTGCTGAGCCCAATACTCGAAATCGACCGGACTGACCGGTTCGACCAACGACGCAAGTTGCCCTATTGCCGGATTGAGCTGCAATTCGTAGTTGAACGTTACCGGCGTCCATCGAATTTCCATGTGCGGCAAGACGATCGGTTGAGCGTACAGAATCGAACGCATTAGGTCGGGTACCAATGAATCGAGTTGTTGCTCGCCGCGGATTTGCAACCAAGCCAGAACATCGTTCATTTCCAATCGAAGCGTATCGGCCAAGTCGCGAAACGCATCCTCGGCCTGCTGACCTGCGGTGCTAAAGGTTTCGAAAGCTGCTTCAACAGCGGTTCCCAAGCCCATCTTTTGAACGAATCGCCGCGAAGAGAAATAGACGTTTTGCCCGCCGAACTCATCAAACACGCCGGCACGAACTTGTTCGTAGTTGTTCGTGATCACCGGCCTCACTGGCGAGAAGGCTGAGATCGCTTCGATCGGATCCAAATCAGGAATTGACAATTTGCCCTCAAGAATTTCGAACAACTTGCGAGAGTCGTAGGACAGGCCGGCTCCTATCTCGACTTCGAACGAGGTCGATGCGTTTTGCAGGTTCGTTGCAAACGTAAAATCGTTCTTGACGCTGTACGCGATCACCGGTTCGGTGGCGATTTTTGCGGCGTCCTGGGCGGTCCACCCGTCGAGGATCAACGGTTCTTTCTTTGTCCAATTAGACTCCCTGCCACCGGTGGAAGTCACCCAGTCCGCCACTTCTCCCGCGAACGACTTTGCCCCGGCGACGGCGGGGTCAAGGGAATCAACGATCCCACCGATCACCGTGTCGACGAAATAGGTTTGCGATATATCGAAACTTGCCGAGGTTGATGAATTTAGGACTGGATTGAGCGACTGTGGATCGAAATTCCGCAACGAGTCGATGACTCCCCCGGCCTCTCGCAGCCGATCGGTGGCATCGCGGCCGATCTGTCCGACACGCTCGAAGGCCGGCAACGCTGCCGCTCGAAGGTCCGTCACCTCATCCATGACGGAGGATAGTTCATCGATCGACCGACGATACTCGGCCTCCGCCTGCGCGATGAATTCGTCACGAGTTCGAAGCACACCACGGCGTAGGTCGTTGAAGGCTACTACGGCAGAGTTGACTTCGGAATTGACCCGCGAGATTGCGCGATTGATTTCCGATCCGACCGTGGCGGCGATGTGATCGAGTTGATCGACGAGTTGTGATCGCAATTCGATCGCGGCGTCGCGGACGGTTTGATAGCGCGTCGAAATATAGTCCCCCCCGCGGCGATATAGATCGCGTCCGCAGGCCAGCGGATCGCTGGCACAGCCTACTGCGGCGCTCAGAGGATTGAGTCCGAAAGCGGTATGCTCGCCAGCCGGACGGTATAACGAAAACACCCCGCCAGGGCCGTACTGTTGCTCCAAGCGTTCGACCGATTCGGCCGACGCGTTGGCGGCGGCCAAGTCGGCATCGATCGTGGCGATCGACGCTGACAAACGATTGCGGGTGTCGACGATTCGCGTCGCACGGCTGGCGCGAATCTCGTCCAAGCGGGAATCTCGCGAGTCGACCAATTGCTTAGCCAATGCCAACGGCCCGGCGAGGTCTTCATTAGCGTCCCGGTTGGCTGCCGCGATGGTTTCGTTGAGTCGCTGCTGCGCAGAGTCGGCGGCGGCTTGTTGAGCTTGGATCGGCAACAATGTCTGCAGCAACAGGGCATCGATCCGTGCCTGCATATCTCGGGCAACCGAGTCGATTGCATTTCGCAGCGGCGACCAGGGTTGCGTCGAGGCCGCTAGTTGATCGGCCGCAGCGATGAACTGACGTCCAATCAATCGCATTTGGTCGACATTGCTGGTCGCAGCGGCACCGAGCTGGTCCGTGGCGACGGCGGGATCGATCCAGTCTCGAGCACCAAGCGGCGCCGGAAAATATGGCGTCGGCGCGACATCAAATGAAGTAACGGCAGTTCCGGAGACAAACGCTTGTACCGGATCTAGGTTAACGTAGCCAACCGTCGACGTCGCTTGCTGGCCGTTATTGGGCAACGACGCGATTAACCGTAGGTCGGTGTTGCCATGATTCCAAAACGGATCTTCGGAGGGGGGGACGTCGACGAGCAAATTGAGCGTCGTGGTTTGACCTTCGACCAGGACGGGTGTTTGCGTCAATGAAATCAAACGGTCTGAATCGTCGATCACATCATCGTGAGACAAATACACCGCCAGCGGCGTCGGGTTGGCATCGCCGACGCCCTGAATACTCACTTGAATATCAGCGCTGACGACCGAATCCAAGCCGCCGGCGTTCCAGCCACCAAGTCCGACAACGATGGGTGACGCTGCAAACGAAACCGGTTGCTGGGAACCAAAAGAATATCGTTGCGACTGGATCGGGTTGTTGCCCCAGCGGAGTGTGATGTCATTTCCATCGATCTCGAAGCTGCGGGGATACGATCCGGGCACCGGGTAGGGCGTCCCGATCAAATTTCCCTGGTCGTCGGTCGTGTAAATTGCATCGTCGTCGACTAATACACCTCGACCATCCGGCAGGATTCCAGCATGCGAGGGATAGTCGATGCCAGCACTGACTTGGAAACCCGCTGGGTCGGCGACGTTGCCGCGAACGATCCATGGGGTATAAGCGATCATAAATTCACCGGCGTCGTTGACCACTACGACATCCAATTCGCCACCGGCGCCGTCTTCGCTGGCAAAGTCCAGTCTTTGAATGCTCCCGAGTGTGCCAGTAAGAGGGGCGTCTAGCGTTGAAAGCGTACGGAAATAGGTACGTTCGGGGAAGAAGTACGATTGCCAAGTCACCACGCCTTGGCCTGCGTCATTGACCGAAACGCTGGCCGCCAAGTCGCTGAAACCGTCCTCTGCCGTGGCCTGTGCCAACACCACTGGGGCCTCGACACTCGACGCGCCGGCCGGCAGCCTCATGCCGACGATCGCAGGGAGGTATTGGCCGTCGGTCTGCTGTATTGAACCTTCGGAAATGATCAACGCATTACCCATCGCGTCCGCCACGACCTTCATCGTTTCAGTCCCCTGGATCCGGCCGGTTACCGGCAACGAGATTGGTCCACCCACGGGCGTGCCACCGTTTGCAGCGGTGACGTTCGTCAAACGACGAGCGACTATGCCACTAGAACCATAGTCCAGGATGACCGCGTTGCCTGCACCATATTTCGCGATCAACCGGTCTTCCCGAGCCCACGATGCGTACAAGAACTCGACTGGACCAGCAACTTCCAGCGCAGGTGCATCAAGTCGCAACGTCGGCGTGACCGCGATGTCGACGACGCCTACGTCATCGGTATCAAATTCGGTGAACCCCAACGCCCGTGACTTGGCGAACAGTCGGATCGATGTTTGGTTTGGTGTAACCACCGGCTTGACATCATCGCCCCAACCGCCCACCGGGTCTTCATCGGTCGCCAGACGCATATCGGACATATCCCATACGCCATTGTCGTTTGTGTCTTGGTAGATATCGACCCGCCCCAGCGCCCCGCCGGGAACCGATGCGTCGATCACGTCGACGCGAACGCGGTCATTGCCGCCATCGGTGATCACCGGAGGATGGACGCGGGTGGTGAATGACGGTTGTGGCGGCGGCGCGAAGCGGACGGTGAACTCGATCGACCTTGCAGCGCTGGGCAGTAACGTTTCCACGGTCACCCGAAATTGATACTCGCCGCTTGTGGCTGAATCGGGATACCAATGAAATTCGCCACGGTTGTTACGAATCATGTAGCCCAAGGCCGGATCATTGAGGTCGTGGTTGAGCATTTCGTATTGGTAATGGGCCAACCCAGTCGGATGGATGGCAGTTAGATCCAGCAACAACTCCTGACCGGGAACCAGTGTTATCACCTGCCCGTCGGCGACGCCGGTGACAAAGATCGGCGCGAGCGAAGGGTTTGGATTTTGTGGAACGCCCAAATTTGAAGCCTGGGTGACCAGAGCGGCTTCGAACGAATCGATCAACTGGTCCAGCTCCGCTGTGATCGCCTCGGTGTGAGCGAGATCTCGCTGTCCGGCGGCCAATTGATCTGCATTCCAAGCGTCGGCCGCGTCTTGGTTGGCAAACCATTGGTTGTGCAACGTTGCCAATTGACGCTGAAGTCCCTGCAACGAAGCCGACGCTGCGTCGTCAAATTCGCCCTCAACAAGGGCCACATCAATTTGGGCGATGAATTCGGGGACATCCGCCATTTCCAAATCCGATGCAGCGCGGCGGATTGACTCGATCGAATTGAAAATTCTCGCATCTGCTGAGTCGGGCGGATCGATCGTCACGTCGAACGAAGTGGCGGAGGAATTCTCCGCGTCACCGGCCAGCACTGTGACTCGGATCGTGCCGACCGATCCGGTTTGCGGCGTGATCGTGACCGCCCCGTCGGTCACGGTCACCGACGCTGACGCGGCGATCCGCGGCGCGGCCAGCGTCAATAGCGTCGGATCGTCGTAGACCTCGGTCCCCAACGATGCCTCCAGTGTTTCGCGGACCGCGGTAGATTCATAGTCGCCAGCCCAGCGAACCATATCGCCGTTCGGCATCAATAAGTAAGCCTGCCCGTTATCGCTAAACAACCATTTTTCCGATAATCCACTGAGATTGAAATACTGTTCACCGACCTCACGCAGTCCATACGTTTCGCGGACCTGGTGCAGCGGATTTTCTACCGTCGCGAAACCGAACCATTGCAGCGGATCACCGTCGGGATCAAAGCCGGTGACCGGGATAATGAGTTCGGTTTGGCCGAAAGTCATCGTTTGATTGGGCACCGCCTCGATCCGCGGCGGACGATTGAGCGAATCGATCGTCAATTCCTGGATCCCCGAACCCGCCGCATCGCCAGCAACCCGCACCGTGGTTTGTCCAAGCGGCACCGCATCACTCAGCAGACTCCGCAGCGCCGCGTCGGTGATCTCGAATCGCCCGTCGGCGCCAACATGTGCTGACGCGTCCACCCAATCGCCCGAGTCCCCCAGGGACACGAACAGTGCCCGTGAATCGGTGCGGCTAATCCCGCCGGTGATGCCCAAGTCGTGCGTCCGCCTGTCCAACGGTGTGTCATCGTGCTCCGCTGTGTCGTGGGACAGCGCGACCGCGATCTGGGACCGCGCGGTGCGATATTCGTTCAACGCAAGAATCGCATCCCGGGGTTCCAATCGCCCATTGCCCGAGACATCCAGAGCCATTCCAGCCAATGCCTCGCCCCCGGCCGACGCCTGTTGACGATGAAGTTCGTTGATCAGTCGCAACGGATCGAGCAATGAAACGACTCCG is a window encoding:
- a CDS encoding dockerin type I domain-containing protein — its product is MSRRRLPRRLRTEVLERRELLAAEVFEARLDAWIADGEVRLTGPESREAIVQVGQVFDLAVSYRDLRDGGHGAFAFGVDLAASLPDALTPALTETQRLVVPLLPADLSRGRWDVRVGDALTRIPIEEFRDDAAAALQSALVRLGYGPEQVAVRRSGLASGETLLEIRYRGSGLIGVDVPPPSLNLIAATTTNQQVRISATVESIDAKRADGSVNPAAVAANLIFNGREAFGRQSFEAAVGGRYDATFGLDELTVVGGWSTPSAVAGQWIEAFRMPVYINRPVASLDIALDAAEAPDAVLAYGDDLAVAPEALGLNGAGSAIAIQAVGSLDDSLINEFYFSAIGDSGRRGLYVSDGVTTRLIADESNGVSLNPAEMVYHADRLYFTAADGRGGRELFATDGASSVKMVADLSGTVSSNPLHLTVVGDDLYFTARRIDEQRELYVLRGSSQRVEPLGDLNESTSSQPGNLTAVDSRLFFTAVDSDGQRELYVSDGSDVGTRRVHNISGSMNSDPADMVPFGDELFFTANYGQDSNGQVLRRLYRTDGTASGTRVVLDGNRGGPNSNPRSLLVFDDHLFFIRTDADGVDRMYRSDAAGSPAVIPSLAGVTEIVSTGARLYAAASLGNQTELYAASKFDSPMTLVRDVSGRLSSDPRNLTAINRRLAYTAALPSGERELFHSAGTARSTSLVANLSATTSADPSLLTAVGNRMAFLAEDENGKFVLHFTGFRRGNTVAIESSLQGPFQRPSQIVAGGLAKDQIFANRTGSRNAAGPLTIATPPAAAEFQIAADTNGDGTVSAIDALLVVNSLRQDALSLSSPISSESRLVTSGDISEWQEIVGSDSQLDVNQDGTVSAIDALLVINSLRSQSSAMPIEATPKMESAAVSRSAVSFVTGGYFADGEGPFQNAGNPMDVDGDGVVSLLDPLRLINELHRQQASAGGEALAGMALDVSGNGRLEPRDAILALNEYRTARSQIAVALSHDTAEHDDTPLDRRTHDLGITGGISRTDSRALFVSLGDSGDWVDASAHVGADGRFEITDAALRSLLSDAVPLGQTTVRVAGDAAGSGIQELTIDSLNRPPRIEAVPNQTMTFGQTELIIPVTGFDPDGDPLQWFGFATVENPLHQVRETYGLREVGEQYFNLSGLSEKWLFSDNGQAYLLMPNGDMVRWAGDYESTAVRETLEASLGTEVYDDPTLLTLAAPRIAASASVTVTDGAVTITPQTGSVGTIRVTVLAGDAENSSATSFDVTIDPPDSADARIFNSIESIRRAASDLEMADVPEFIAQIDVALVEGEFDDAASASLQGLQRQLATLHNQWFANQDAADAWNADQLAAGQRDLAHTEAITAELDQLIDSFEAALVTQASNLGVPQNPNPSLAPIFVTGVADGQVITLVPGQELLLDLTAIHPTGLAHYQYEMLNHDLNDPALGYMIRNNRGEFHWYPDSATSGEYQFRVTVETLLPSAARSIEFTVRFAPPPQPSFTTRVHPPVITDGGNDRVRVDVIDASVPGGALGRVDIYQDTNDNGVWDMSDMRLATDEDPVGGWGDDVKPVVTPNQTSIRLFAKSRALGFTEFDTDDVGVVDIAVTPTLRLDAPALEVAGPVEFLYASWAREDRLIAKYGAGNAVILDYGSSGIVARRLTNVTAANGGTPVGGPISLPVTGRIQGTETMKVVADAMGNALIISEGSIQQTDGQYLPAIVGMRLPAGASSVEAPVVLAQATAEDGFSDLAASVSVNDAGQGVVTWQSYFFPERTYFRTLSTLDAPLTGTLGSIQRLDFASEDGAGGELDVVVVNDAGEFMIAYTPWIVRGNVADPAGFQVSAGIDYPSHAGILPDGRGVLVDDDAIYTTDDQGNLIGTPYPVPGSYPRSFEIDGNDITLRWGNNPIQSQRYSFGSQQPVSFAASPIVVGLGGWNAGGLDSVVSADIQVSIQGVGDANPTPLAVYLSHDDVIDDSDRLISLTQTPVLVEGQTTTLNLLVDVPPSEDPFWNHGNTDLRLIASLPNNGQQATSTVGYVNLDPVQAFVSGTAVTSFDVAPTPYFPAPLGARDWIDPAVATDQLGAAATSNVDQMRLIGRQFIAAADQLAASTQPWSPLRNAIDSVARDMQARIDALLLQTLLPIQAQQAAADSAQQRLNETIAAANRDANEDLAGPLALAKQLVDSRDSRLDEIRASRATRIVDTRNRLSASIATIDADLAAANASAESVERLEQQYGPGGVFSLYRPAGEHTAFGLNPLSAAVGCASDPLACGRDLYRRGGDYISTRYQTVRDAAIELRSQLVDQLDHIAATVGSEINRAISRVNSEVNSAVVAFNDLRRGVLRTRDEFIAQAEAEYRRSIDELSSVMDEVTDLRAAALPAFERVGQIGRDATDRLREAGGVIDSLRNFDPQSLNPVLNSSTSASFDISQTYFVDTVIGGIVDSLDPAVAGAKSFAGEVADWVTSTGGRESNWTKKEPLILDGWTAQDAAKIATEPVIAYSVKNDFTFATNLQNASTSFEVEIGAGLSYDSRKLFEILEGKLSIPDLDPIEAISAFSPVRPVITNNYEQVRAGVFDEFGGQNVYFSSRRFVQKMGLGTAVEAAFETFSTAGQQAEDAFRDLADTLRLEMNDVLAWLQIRGEQQLDSLVPDLMRSILYAQPIVLPHMEIRWTPVTFNYELQLNPAIGQLASLVEPVSPVDFEYWAQQLLAGLPLDVDVNQGGFAIIWTDPTPGDSTDPSAIDADVDGYLDEFDFDGFSGELLDARRMSLVLADLIGDVPDEVGQLLQLMTSQIAGASQFENQFATRIADALGIDRDLIQLNRDRGEVIINLLGTSAATNLESLLNPITFGNQGKARLTRMELNLTNFSIDIAGTLCHEHSWGSIADVVDRYVS